The Natribaculum luteum genome contains the following window.
GGTCGTCGACGAACTCGACGATCAGCTCTCGACGAACGACCTCGTGAAGGTGAAGTTTCTCCGGGCGGCGAGAGCCGGGAGTTCGACAGACGAGAAGGCTGCGGACCTCGCCGATCGGGTGAACGCCGACCTCGTCGACGTGCGTGGACACACTGCCGTGCTGTACAGATGACCGGATTCCCGTTACAGGAGACCGGCGTCGAGACGAATCTCGGCCCGATCGGCAGCGCGCTCGACGAGGCGGGCCTCGGCACGACGCTCGCGGGGACACTCGAGGGAGTGATCCTCTTCGTGCTCGGATTCGTCGCCGTCTACGCTCTCGGGCGAGCGGTGGTCCTGCCGTTTCTCGAACGCACGTTCGATCGGCGAGATCTCGACGAACACGCCCAGAAGCCGCTCGTGCTCGTGGCGAGGATCAGCGTCCTCTTCGTCGCGGTCGCGGCCGCGTTCGGCGTCGCCGACTACGGTGACTTCCTCGTCTCGATGGCCGGGATCGCCGCCGCCGGTGCGTTCGCCATCGGGCTGGCGATGCAAAACGTCATTTCGAACTTCGTCGCCGGTGTCTTCATCTACACGGACAAACCGTTCCGGATCGGCGACTGGATCGAGTGGGACGACGGCACGTACTCGGGCGTCGTCGAGGACATCAGCCTCCGCGTCACTCGCGTGCGAACGTTCGACAACGAACTGTTGAC
Protein-coding sequences here:
- a CDS encoding YhbY family RNA-binding protein, which encodes MDDQELKRRAHDLDVTVWVGKSGLEAVVDELDDQLSTNDLVKVKFLRAARAGSSTDEKAADLADRVNADLVDVRGHTAVLYR
- a CDS encoding mechanosensitive ion channel family protein, producing MTGFPLQETGVETNLGPIGSALDEAGLGTTLAGTLEGVILFVLGFVAVYALGRAVVLPFLERTFDRRDLDEHAQKPLVLVARISVLFVAVAAAFGVADYGDFLVSMAGIAAAGAFAIGLAMQNVISNFVAGVFIYTDKPFRIGDWIEWDDGTYSGVVEDISLRVTRVRTFDNELLTVPNSALTSGVIKNPVEADNLRLKFVFGIGYGDDIEQATDIIVEEARNHPEILEDPAPSVRLTELGDSDVGLQSRIWIADPSRADFVRIRGEYVTAVKERFDEAGIDIPYPVRTLEGGLSLGSETSQSVVEPAE